In Akkermansia muciniphila, one DNA window encodes the following:
- a CDS encoding 7-carboxy-7-deazaguanine synthase QueE → MLTLAQIHGQPEIFHSIQGEGVSQGTPCVFLRLAGCNLACSWCDTAYSWNGTAPVVRLTPEKAAELVLHYPCRRLVLTGGEPLIQQKALPALLRLLPEHAVEMETNGTIMPDTALLKRVTQFNVSPKLPHSGNNAVKTWKPDILRRLAGTEKAWFKFVVACEDDVRAVLRQASETGIPPERILIMPLASTRDELDAMRAQAVEWCLRYSLRFSDRLHIAIWDSKKGV, encoded by the coding sequence ATGCTCACACTGGCCCAGATTCACGGACAACCGGAAATTTTTCATTCCATCCAGGGGGAAGGAGTCTCCCAGGGAACACCCTGCGTTTTCCTGCGCCTGGCGGGCTGCAATCTGGCCTGTTCCTGGTGTGACACAGCGTATTCCTGGAACGGAACGGCTCCCGTAGTGCGGCTCACGCCTGAAAAAGCGGCAGAGCTGGTGCTCCATTATCCCTGCCGCCGCCTGGTCCTGACCGGAGGGGAACCGCTTATTCAGCAAAAAGCGCTTCCCGCCCTGCTGCGCCTGCTGCCGGAGCATGCCGTGGAGATGGAAACCAACGGAACCATTATGCCGGATACGGCGCTGTTGAAACGCGTCACGCAATTCAACGTGTCTCCCAAACTGCCCCATTCAGGCAATAATGCCGTTAAAACGTGGAAACCGGATATCCTGCGCCGTCTGGCGGGTACGGAAAAAGCCTGGTTCAAATTCGTCGTGGCGTGTGAGGACGATGTCAGAGCCGTTCTGCGGCAGGCTTCCGAAACAGGCATCCCCCCGGAACGAATTCTGATCATGCCCCTGGCCTCCACACGGGATGAATTGGACGCCATGCGTGCGCAGGCGGTGGAATGGTGCCTCCGCTACAGTCTTCGTTTTTCAGACCGTCTGCACATCGCCATCTGGGACAGCAAAAAGGGCGTTTGA
- the rho gene encoding transcription termination factor Rho, which produces MSDTPPDLTPEQVSPEPAPKKRIVRKARSAAEAPAKSQSVAEAPGTEQDSSPAPRKRAVRKKAAELADGGVESVDVPRKKTARKNSAEIPVEEAQDAPARPRRGRPRKKPVEEVSETDGSPVVSGTEAPVKPVRRRAVKAVAPEKGASAGPEAEMAAHVAPAEPASDSSDSVPEQPAEGRPKVIRQRFVRKPREQEPEADASAPSIKVVQEGAADFSEDAAREPRRTNEPQRQRFDRQNRRNNNDRFNKNRNNRQDGRNGRNGNDRVKNRWNNNHQEGGTPQNSAPRELAPPEPVDGLLEITNKGFGFLRKPDNDFDAFAEAVYVPQDMIRKFGLRPAVWVHGQACRHDRGILLTEIASVNGVAPEKARKNPHFEELKAVNPNKRISFETRPERYTTRTLDLIAPIGRGQRGLIVSPPRAGKTTLLQHMAEAILENYRDSIHLMVLLVDERPEEVTEFKRSLPGAEVYASSNDGRVRDHCRMAELCIERAKRLVEAGQHVFLLMDSITRLARAYNNADKGSGRTMSGGIDARALEMPRRLFAAARNTRQAGSLTIIATALVETNSRMDDLIFQEFKGTGNMELVLNRRIAEQYIFPAVDILKSGTRREELIMPEAWLYKMNLIRRALAGHKPVEAMERFLFFLNKYPSNAQMLLDLKQKA; this is translated from the coding sequence ATGTCTGATACCCCCCCAGATTTGACTCCGGAACAGGTTTCTCCGGAGCCGGCGCCTAAAAAACGCATTGTCCGCAAAGCCAGGTCTGCGGCGGAAGCTCCGGCAAAGTCCCAATCCGTTGCGGAAGCGCCCGGGACGGAACAGGATTCTTCCCCGGCGCCCCGCAAGCGGGCGGTAAGGAAGAAGGCCGCTGAATTGGCGGATGGCGGGGTGGAAAGTGTTGATGTGCCAAGGAAGAAGACTGCCCGTAAAAACAGTGCTGAAATCCCGGTGGAAGAGGCGCAGGATGCCCCTGCCAGGCCCCGGCGCGGACGCCCGCGCAAGAAGCCTGTGGAGGAGGTCTCGGAAACTGACGGTTCTCCGGTCGTCTCCGGGACGGAGGCCCCCGTCAAACCGGTGCGCAGGCGTGCTGTCAAGGCTGTTGCGCCGGAGAAAGGCGCTTCGGCAGGCCCCGAGGCGGAAATGGCCGCCCATGTAGCTCCTGCCGAGCCGGCTTCCGATTCTTCCGATTCTGTTCCGGAGCAGCCCGCGGAAGGCAGACCGAAGGTTATTCGCCAGAGATTTGTGAGGAAACCAAGGGAACAGGAGCCGGAGGCGGATGCTTCCGCTCCGTCCATCAAGGTGGTGCAGGAAGGTGCGGCGGATTTTTCCGAAGATGCCGCCCGGGAACCGCGCCGGACGAATGAGCCTCAAAGGCAGCGTTTTGACAGGCAGAACCGCCGGAATAACAACGACCGTTTCAACAAAAACCGGAATAACCGCCAGGATGGCCGCAATGGCAGAAACGGCAATGACCGGGTTAAAAACCGTTGGAATAATAATCACCAGGAGGGCGGAACCCCTCAGAACAGCGCCCCCCGTGAGCTGGCTCCGCCGGAACCGGTGGACGGGCTGCTGGAAATTACGAATAAGGGGTTCGGCTTTTTAAGGAAGCCGGATAATGATTTTGACGCTTTTGCGGAAGCCGTCTATGTGCCGCAGGATATGATCCGCAAGTTCGGTTTGCGCCCTGCCGTGTGGGTGCATGGGCAGGCCTGCCGCCATGACCGCGGCATTCTTCTGACGGAAATTGCCTCCGTTAACGGGGTCGCTCCGGAAAAGGCGCGCAAAAACCCGCACTTTGAAGAACTCAAGGCGGTCAATCCTAACAAGCGCATTTCCTTTGAAACCCGGCCGGAGCGCTATACCACCCGCACATTGGATCTGATTGCTCCAATCGGGCGCGGCCAGCGCGGTCTGATTGTTTCTCCGCCCCGCGCAGGGAAGACGACGCTGCTCCAGCACATGGCGGAAGCCATTCTGGAGAATTACAGGGATTCCATTCACCTGATGGTGCTTCTGGTGGACGAACGTCCGGAAGAAGTGACGGAGTTCAAACGTTCCCTCCCCGGAGCCGAAGTGTACGCCTCTTCCAATGATGGAAGGGTGCGCGATCACTGCCGCATGGCGGAACTTTGCATTGAACGCGCCAAGCGGCTTGTAGAGGCGGGACAGCATGTCTTCCTGCTGATGGATTCCATTACGCGCCTGGCCCGCGCCTACAATAACGCTGACAAGGGAAGCGGCCGCACGATGTCCGGCGGTATTGACGCCCGCGCTCTGGAAATGCCCCGGCGCCTTTTTGCCGCCGCCCGCAATACGCGCCAGGCCGGTTCCCTGACGATTATTGCCACCGCCCTGGTGGAAACCAACAGCCGCATGGATGACCTGATTTTCCAGGAATTCAAGGGGACGGGCAATATGGAACTGGTGCTGAACCGCCGCATTGCGGAGCAATATATCTTCCCGGCCGTGGATATTCTGAAATCGGGAACGCGGAGGGAAGAGTTGATTATGCCGGAAGCATGGCTGTACAAGATGAACCTGATCCGCCGCGCTTTAGCCGGGCATAAACCTGTAGAAGCCATGGAGCGTTTCCTGTTCTTCCTGAACAAGTACCCCAGCAATGCCCAGATGCTGCTGGATTTGAAACAGAAAGCGTAA
- a CDS encoding YebC/PmpR family DNA-binding transcriptional regulator produces the protein MSGHNKWSKIKYVKAKEDAKKGKVFARFAHEIMLAAKSGGGDPDLNPRLRAAIDGAKAVSTPKENIERAIKKGTGELGGATIQEITYEGYGPSGTAFLIEVATDNTNRSASELRTLFTKNGGSIGTPGSVAYQFERKGEARIMAEGLTEDSAMDLALECGADDVEQGDSDNEWVFVTSPTELNNVCAALREAGHTVISMKLISVAQNASVINDLETAKAALRLYEALDDYDDALNVFSNFDVAEEILEQLD, from the coding sequence ATGTCAGGACATAATAAATGGTCTAAGATCAAGTACGTTAAGGCTAAGGAAGATGCCAAGAAGGGTAAGGTTTTTGCCCGCTTTGCCCATGAAATCATGCTGGCTGCCAAGAGCGGCGGCGGAGATCCTGATCTGAATCCGCGCCTGCGCGCCGCCATTGACGGGGCCAAGGCCGTGTCCACCCCCAAGGAAAATATCGAACGCGCCATCAAGAAGGGCACCGGGGAACTGGGGGGAGCTACTATCCAGGAGATTACTTATGAAGGCTACGGCCCCTCTGGTACGGCTTTCCTGATTGAAGTGGCAACGGACAACACGAACCGTTCCGCTTCCGAGCTGCGCACCCTGTTCACCAAAAACGGAGGCAGCATCGGCACCCCCGGTTCCGTGGCTTACCAGTTTGAACGCAAGGGAGAGGCCCGCATTATGGCGGAAGGCCTTACGGAGGATTCCGCAATGGATCTGGCGCTGGAATGCGGCGCGGATGATGTGGAACAGGGTGATTCCGACAATGAATGGGTGTTTGTTACGAGCCCAACGGAGTTGAATAACGTGTGCGCCGCCCTGCGGGAAGCCGGACATACGGTGATTTCCATGAAGCTGATTTCCGTGGCGCAGAATGCTTCCGTGATTAATGATCTGGAAACGGCGAAAGCCGCCCTGCGCCTGTATGAAGCGCTGGACGACTATGATGACGCGCTGAATGTCTTCTCCAATTTCGATGTGGCGGAAGAAATCCTTGAGCAGCTTGATTAA
- a CDS encoding cation diffusion facilitator family transporter, whose amino-acid sequence MEQAAHQEKSHAALSSVLWSAFLTVIKLWAGIVTGSLGIISEALHSGLDLMAAAMTFYAVKVASRPADESHPYGHEKVENLSALAETALLLVTCAWIVWEAVDRLFYNETEITLTWWAFAVVAVSLLVDVNRSAMLRRVAKKHKSQALEADALHFTTDIWSSAVVLLGLFCIWLSHLIPAESAWHGLLEKADAIAALFVAALVCSVAFGLAKRSIHALMDGGSSSLTQQVLDAMKKNAPDYPVKRIRLRDGGARIFVELDVEAPAELHVDDAHDVAESIENIVKHELPEADVIVHIEPARGNPSHMEPDMIIHRLALRHHVRIHGFYASHGKHAPCYFMDVEIPADWPLERGYQVVEAFRNSVLHELKPEKVICRIEPDCRDMETNAITEQVSPEEVCLKVNLILQQHGNIRKVLKLDLTREDNFPTLICVCSVDAALTIRKCHQIASQLENQIENALHHLGRVTVILKPSK is encoded by the coding sequence ATGGAACAAGCAGCGCACCAGGAAAAATCACATGCGGCCCTTTCCTCCGTCCTGTGGTCCGCCTTTTTGACGGTCATCAAGCTCTGGGCCGGCATTGTAACCGGCAGCCTCGGCATTATTTCCGAGGCGCTGCACAGCGGGTTGGACCTGATGGCGGCGGCCATGACTTTTTACGCCGTAAAAGTGGCGTCCCGCCCTGCGGATGAAAGCCACCCCTACGGGCACGAGAAGGTGGAGAATCTGTCCGCCCTGGCTGAAACAGCCCTCCTTTTAGTCACTTGCGCCTGGATTGTCTGGGAGGCCGTGGACCGGCTGTTTTACAACGAGACGGAGATTACCCTCACCTGGTGGGCTTTTGCCGTCGTGGCCGTTTCCCTGCTGGTGGACGTGAACCGTTCCGCCATGCTCCGCCGGGTAGCCAAAAAGCACAAGAGCCAGGCCCTGGAAGCGGATGCACTTCATTTCACCACGGACATCTGGTCTTCCGCAGTCGTGCTCCTGGGTCTTTTCTGCATATGGCTGTCTCATCTGATTCCCGCAGAATCAGCTTGGCACGGCCTGCTGGAGAAGGCGGACGCCATTGCGGCCCTGTTTGTGGCGGCTCTGGTTTGTTCCGTGGCTTTCGGCCTTGCCAAACGCTCCATTCACGCCCTGATGGACGGAGGTTCTTCCTCCCTGACGCAGCAGGTGCTGGACGCCATGAAAAAGAATGCCCCGGATTATCCGGTCAAACGCATCCGCCTGCGCGACGGCGGCGCGCGCATCTTCGTAGAGCTGGACGTAGAAGCGCCTGCGGAACTGCACGTGGACGACGCCCATGACGTGGCGGAATCCATTGAAAACATTGTAAAGCATGAATTGCCGGAAGCGGATGTCATCGTTCATATCGAACCGGCGCGGGGGAATCCTTCCCATATGGAACCGGATATGATTATCCACCGGCTGGCCTTGCGCCACCACGTCCGCATTCACGGTTTTTATGCAAGCCACGGCAAACATGCCCCCTGTTATTTCATGGATGTGGAAATTCCTGCGGATTGGCCTCTGGAACGCGGTTACCAGGTGGTGGAGGCTTTCAGGAATTCCGTTCTGCATGAGCTCAAGCCGGAGAAAGTAATTTGCCGCATTGAACCGGATTGCCGCGACATGGAAACAAACGCCATTACGGAACAAGTTTCTCCGGAGGAAGTATGCCTGAAGGTAAATCTCATTCTCCAGCAGCACGGGAACATCCGCAAGGTTCTCAAGCTGGACCTGACTAGGGAGGACAATTTCCCGACCTTGATCTGCGTATGTTCCGTGGATGCCGCCCTGACTATTAGGAAATGCCACCAGATCGCCTCACAGCTGGAAAACCAGATAGAAAACGCACTGCACCACCTGGGACGCGTTACCGTCATTCTTAAACCGTCCAAATAG
- a CDS encoding cation:proton antiporter, producing MDHDFSLILTFVGGLTAALLFGLIARKLHLSPLVGYLLAGVVVGPYSPGFVADSHTVEQFAELGVILLMFGVGLHFHLKDLIAVQKVAVPGAVVQISVATVLGVLVGWMFGWSTISGLVFGMAISVASTVVLTRVLEDNQNLHTPGGHVALGWLVVEDLFTILLLVLIPAVMEARQSGAGDWGGILSGLGWMFVKLALLVALTLFAGKKVIPLVLRYVARTGARDLFTLAVLVIALGVAVCSAEFFGASMVLGAFLAGMVVGQSDFCARAAAEAMLMRDAFAVLFFVSVGMMFDPMSVGDCWPLALATLGVVMIGKPLAAYVVVRCLRRPVPLALSVSVALAQVGEFSFILAGIGLMYNILPPDANQAIILAAVVSISLNPILYRQIGPAVKWLQKRGVGLADLGGVNSLALPSTDARRVVLVGFGPTGRILKRILNDNGVEVVIVEMNIDTVTAIREQGGDIVYGDASQREILRHAGIEYAESLILSASIPNAKEIVGVALDLNPHIDVMIHTKYMRDVDILKEAGASQVFSSESEVALSMAEYFLREGGADDEQIVSERLRIRAELDRERLGVSVAGHS from the coding sequence ATGGATCACGATTTCAGTCTCATTCTCACTTTTGTCGGCGGATTGACCGCTGCCCTTCTTTTCGGCCTTATTGCCAGAAAACTGCATTTATCCCCGCTGGTGGGCTATCTGCTGGCCGGAGTGGTGGTTGGTCCGTACTCGCCGGGATTTGTTGCGGATTCCCACACGGTGGAACAATTCGCGGAGCTGGGCGTTATTCTGCTGATGTTCGGGGTGGGGCTCCATTTCCATTTGAAGGATTTGATTGCCGTGCAAAAAGTGGCCGTGCCGGGAGCGGTTGTCCAGATATCCGTGGCTACCGTGCTGGGTGTGCTGGTCGGGTGGATGTTCGGATGGTCCACGATTTCCGGGCTGGTGTTTGGCATGGCGATTTCCGTGGCGAGTACCGTGGTGCTGACGCGGGTGCTGGAAGACAACCAGAACCTCCATACGCCCGGCGGTCATGTGGCCTTGGGATGGCTGGTGGTGGAAGACCTGTTTACCATTCTGCTTCTGGTTCTTATCCCCGCCGTGATGGAAGCGCGCCAGAGCGGCGCCGGAGACTGGGGCGGCATTCTTTCCGGGCTTGGCTGGATGTTCGTTAAGCTGGCGCTGCTGGTGGCCCTGACGCTGTTTGCCGGGAAAAAAGTCATTCCGCTGGTGCTGCGGTACGTGGCGCGGACGGGCGCGCGCGACTTGTTTACGCTGGCTGTGCTGGTCATTGCGCTGGGCGTGGCGGTATGCTCCGCGGAATTTTTTGGCGCTTCCATGGTTTTGGGGGCGTTTTTGGCGGGGATGGTTGTAGGGCAGTCGGACTTCTGCGCGCGCGCGGCGGCGGAAGCCATGTTGATGAGGGATGCTTTTGCGGTTCTCTTCTTTGTTTCCGTGGGGATGATGTTTGACCCGATGTCCGTGGGGGATTGCTGGCCTCTGGCCTTGGCAACGTTGGGGGTGGTGATGATCGGCAAGCCGCTGGCGGCTTATGTGGTTGTCCGCTGTCTGAGACGGCCGGTGCCGCTGGCGCTGAGCGTATCCGTGGCCCTGGCGCAAGTGGGTGAATTTTCCTTCATTCTCGCCGGAATAGGCCTCATGTACAACATCCTGCCTCCGGATGCCAATCAGGCCATCATTCTGGCGGCGGTTGTCTCCATTTCCTTAAATCCCATCCTGTACCGGCAGATTGGGCCTGCAGTCAAATGGCTGCAAAAGCGCGGCGTCGGCCTTGCGGACCTGGGAGGCGTGAACAGCCTGGCGCTCCCGTCAACGGATGCGCGGCGCGTAGTGCTGGTAGGGTTTGGCCCCACGGGGCGCATCCTTAAAAGGATACTGAATGACAACGGGGTGGAAGTCGTCATCGTGGAAATGAACATAGACACGGTTACCGCTATACGGGAACAGGGAGGGGACATTGTTTACGGGGATGCCAGCCAGCGGGAAATTCTGCGCCATGCGGGCATTGAATATGCGGAAAGCCTGATTCTCTCCGCTTCCATTCCGAATGCCAAGGAAATAGTAGGCGTGGCTCTGGATCTCAACCCTCATATTGATGTGATGATTCATACCAAGTACATGAGGGATGTGGATATTCTGAAGGAAGCCGGCGCTTCCCAGGTTTTTTCCTCGGAATCGGAAGTTGCCCTGTCCATGGCGGAATATTTCCTGCGGGAAGGCGGCGCGGACGACGAACAGATCGTTTCCGAGCGCCTGCGCATTCGTGCGGAGCTGGACAGGGAAAGGCTCGGAGTTTCCGTTGCGGGTCATTCATAA